The Motacilla alba alba isolate MOTALB_02 chromosome 22, Motacilla_alba_V1.0_pri, whole genome shotgun sequence nucleotide sequence CTCCTGGGGAACACACTGGGCTGAGCTTGCAGAGCAGAGGACgtgccacagccagggaagTGAAAGGGGAGCTGAGCTCTCGCTCGGCACACGGGGATTGCACACGCTTGCAGGGTGAAGGTATCAGACAATCTCTGCCGAGGGAACACCTGGATTTTCTACACGCTATTTATCACACCTACAGGAGCTCATTTGATTATGGAGATGACAATTCACATTGCTCTAGAAACTCCTGCTTTCCATCTCGGGCAGGCGGTGGGTGAGTTGGCTGGGCAGGTCTGCCCAGCTCCATCAGGGCtggttttcattgttttttagTAAAAGCCCTTCACCATCTGGCACAGCtatgtgtgcccaggtgtgcatAGTGCAAAACCGCCATCACACCTGAGGGTGCTCCCACCTGGGAGCCACTGTCAccctggctgcctgctgtggCTCATGCTCAGGAAGTACCAAAAGCCTTTGGAAGGACTGAGcacctgcccaggctggggttCAACAGGAGCCACAGGTATAAAAAGACATAATTAAAAGCCAGCAGATTGCTGATAAACCCTTGTGTGGGCAGTGGGAAGATCCGGTCTCTGAGGGAATAAGTCACTCTAAGGGGAAGCTGCAGTGAGTCCCCTGTGCGGGCAGCTGCaagctgctggctcccagctctgccctggggaatctgagcagcagaaaaggggagagaaaCATTTTACAAACACAAGAAAGGCCACACTCCCCGTCATGCCTTCAAGACCTCCTGCCACTTCCTCCAGACCTGGTTTGCGGGGGAAACGATGCAATTGCAGAAGATGTCCCCTCGTCCAGGTCCCCAgcatctcctgccctgcacagtgAGCGCCGGCAGTACCTTCCAAGACATGGAACCACTGGGGCCAggcctgggcaggagcagccagggaccCCGCGCCCTGCAGAGCGGGTGCAGACGGATCCTGCGCCGcggggaagggctgtgctggagggaagggaccGCCTGGCGTGCCCCAAACCTCCCGGGGAGGCGGCGCGTGGAGCCGGGGGTGGCTCGGTGCCCGCTCAGACGTCGGAGGTCCGGATACTTTCATCGTCCAGGTCGAAGGCGAACGGCTTCTCCTTGAGGTGCTGCGGCTCAGAGCGGTGCCGCAGGCGCGCGCCCGAGCGCTCCGTCAGCGCCGGCACGAACACCGAGTCCCTGAGCGGGGCCGGCAGCCCCCCCAGCGCCGGCCGCTGCCCCTCGGCCTGCGGCACCGGCgtccagggctgccaggagctcgTGGAGGGCGCCTTGCACGAGGCTCGCCGCTCCTCCGCCGACGGCCGCGGCTGCGAGGGGCCCGAGGAGCCCCCGGGCCTGGCCACGGAGGTGGATCTCATAAAGGACATCTCCTGCAGGGATAGGGCAGAGAATCAGCTAAATAAATATCTTGTGTCTCCATCTGACACTGAATGTGAAAAAGAAAGTCCGTGACCTACCCTGGGGCGGGTTTTCAAGGCCTGCACTGCCCCTGTGATTGCCCGGATCCAGCTGTGCATCTCCtcggggctgtctgcctgcaaacacagcagctccagtgaggctcagctgtcctggcattgccaaggcacagctctgccttctcctgctgccacaaACAGCCCCTGTTATAAACAGTCCCAAGGGAGAAGGGAATCCCCCACAGTTCTCCCTCACACTCGTGTGTTACAGCCCCATCTGCTCGTGTTCACTGGTTCACAGCCCATTTCTCAAGAGCTGAACTTTCTGCCCCAAAAGTTATCCTGGCCTCAGCTGCTCACCTGGATGTAAAAGGTCCTGGAGCTCGTTATGATTTCAAAAAGGTTGTCTCGCATCAGGAGGTCACTAAAACAGTGAGAAAGAGACAGTCACACCCCAGCAGCCATCgtggacagaaaaaaacctgtgaaaCCCTGTATTTATCTTTACCTCTGGAGTGTGCCAGGCAGGAACATATTGAAGGCAAACTTTGGATCTCATTGGGATTTTGAGAAGAGTCCAGATCCCCAGAGAACTTCAGCCAGAAACCCCCAGCTCTACCATCAGCCAACAAACCCCTGCCCCCCCTCACCACAATCCACTGCATTCCCAACTCATTGTAAATATCAGCTTGCTATTACTTATTAGGAATAAACAATTCAGAGATACATTAACACACAATATTTTTACTTTAGCTGAAGAGGATGGTTTTCTTTAGTTATTTTTCATTGCAAGCCTTTAcgttattttgattttatcaaTGTTTGCTGCAATAACTTGTTCCCAAGACACTGCAGCCACCTGGGCTAGTTTAAGGCAAACACCTGGAGCACCACTTCCCACAAGttcactgtcatattttctgaaatccCCTTTGCCAGTATTTcgctcctgggaagctgagaagcctcagagaaaaaggaaaacaatattatctgatttgcttctcctgtgttttgctgctttggaatgtggttggagattgtttatccaacatgggaattgttttgacttaatgaccaatcagggccaggctgtgtcgcactctggaaggagtcacaagtttttcattattatcttttagccttctgtctgtatcctttctctattctttagtatagtttagtttagcattctttaatataatataatataatatcataaaataataaatcagccttctaagaacatggagtcagattcatcattcctcctcCAGCGGGGGACCCTGAAAATACCACACACGAGCAGCTGGAGCATCCCAAGctccctctggctgctctggcctGAGCCAGCCTGGGGCCACAGCAGGGAAACACGGGTGGGATCATTACCCAGACTTGACCAGGCACTCGTGGGTCTTGCAAACATCTTTCAAGAGAATCGAACGCAAAGGCTCCTTGTCCTGCAGAGGCGAGAGGAGACAGTGCTGGGCTTGGCTGGCCCTGGAGCTGGCATGTGCCACCccccagaggaggaggaggaggtgccAGAGGGTGCCAGAGCCCTGCTTGGGGTCCCGGGGGAGCTGCTGACCTGCTCACACTTGTAGTAACTGATGGAAAACTCATCCAGAACAAAGTAGCGCCgcttccagctcttcctctggaaaagagcaggagatTCAGTGCTCAGCCCTCTCTGCAGaggtcctgcagccagagcacccctggagcagcccctggcactcACCACGTTGCCCTGCTTGACGCAGAAGCCGCTCTTGAGCGGGGCTGGCCCGGCGGGAGGCTTGCTGGCCGAGGGGGGGATGTAGCTCTGCGAGCGCCGCAGCAGAGGGTGAGCG carries:
- the PLEKHA2 gene encoding pleckstrin homology domain-containing family A member 2 isoform X1 — encoded protein: MPYLDRQNRICGFLDIEENETCGKFLRRYFILDTQANHLLWYMDNPQNLAIGAGAVGSLQLTYISKVSIATPKQKPKTPFCFVINALSQRYFLQASDQKDLQDWVEALNRASKITPSCGGQRLCSRKVPKGGSVPPATEITKPPVVPQAQERKPQVAYKTEIVGGVVVHTPISINQDGEGSEVGAHPLLRRSQSYIPPSASKPPAGPAPLKSGFCVKQGNVRKSWKRRYFVLDEFSISYYKCEQDKEPLRSILLKDVCKTHECLVKSGDLLMRDNLFEIITSSRTFYIQADSPEEMHSWIRAITGAVQALKTRPREMSFMRSTSVARPGGSSGPSQPRPSAEERRASCKAPSTSSWQPWTPVPQAEGQRPALGGLPAPLRDSVFVPALTERSGARLRHRSEPQHLKEKPFAFDLDDESIRTSDV
- the PLEKHA2 gene encoding pleckstrin homology domain-containing family A member 2 isoform X2; this encodes MPYLDRQNRICGFLDIEENETCGKFLRRYFILDTQANHLLWYMDNPQNLAIGAGAVGSLQLTYISKVSIATPKQKPKTPFCFVINALSQRYFLQASDQKDLQDWVEALNRASKITVPKGGSVPPATEITKPPVVPQAQERKPQVAYKTEIVGGVVVHTPISINQDGEGSEVGAHPLLRRSQSYIPPSASKPPAGPAPLKSGFCVKQGNVRKSWKRRYFVLDEFSISYYKCEQDKEPLRSILLKDVCKTHECLVKSGDLLMRDNLFEIITSSRTFYIQADSPEEMHSWIRAITGAVQALKTRPREMSFMRSTSVARPGGSSGPSQPRPSAEERRASCKAPSTSSWQPWTPVPQAEGQRPALGGLPAPLRDSVFVPALTERSGARLRHRSEPQHLKEKPFAFDLDDESIRTSDV